The DNA segment AGTTGCAATGTTAGGTATCGTAATGTAATGTAATGTAAGTTTGAGTTCTATTAGTTGCAATGTTAGTCATCGTAATGTAACATATTGTGAGTTTAAGTTCCGTCAGTTGCAATGTGAGTCATCGTAATGTAAAGTAATGTGCAATTAAATTCTGTCAGTTGCAATGTGAGTCATTGTGGAAACCAATCAAATCAGCGAAATAGCATAACGAGGGTGCATCGGTGTTTCGCCACCCAATGAATAACGAGGTTCACTGACTATACAATACAACTCCAATCAGCAAAGTAAATTGAACATTTTGGTTACCACCAAGGCATCATGCCCGCTACCACAACGACCACCTCCTCCAACCCTTGCACCTTCTGCATCAGACGGCAAGGCTATATTAGTATATAAGCTACAGCTACACAAGCAATGTAGTACATAAATTGTGAATTTGCAGGTTGTAACAAATTCACGTGAGGTCCTCTTGAGGGCAGCCTTCCACGACAAGAAGTGTAAGCTGCTGCTCCAAAAAGACCAACTAAAATAGTAAGCAAATCTGCACTGGTCTCCTTGCTCCGATCAGCGATTCGTACCAACAAGCCAACAAGAAGTAGTTCGAAAATCCACACACAGCCTAATCTGCACTGCTTCAATCTAGATTACTGTAATAGAGTTCTCACAAATCCACACACAGCCTAAAAGTATTTCAAAATTATTACAAATATGTAGACACTACAATGAGTTGTCGCAAATCCACCAAAAGCACATTGCAAAGACTTAATCAATGAGCGTCTACGGGTCGTGTTCGGCGGCATTCAGTTCGGCAGCGTTCCATCGCGCCAAGATCGCCTCCTGCCTCTTCCTATAGTACTCTCTAAGGGGACCACTCACATTTTCCAAGTCGATCTTCATTATAAGCTCATCCTAATCATCTTTGTGGATGGATGTCTCCATACGCATGACCTCAATGTGTTCCTTCTTCAACTATACCATAACCTTCTTAGTTTCACTGAACTCAGCAAGATGGGTTGCATACATCCCACCTAACACGGTAGGCAGAGACATACTTGATGATGATACCCGAGCACGCGCCGCTTTAGTTGCCTACCTTCCAATGGGTCTAGGAATCTTTGTAGATGCGTTCGATGCTGCGTCGTTCGGCACCTCATTGCACGTTGCTGGGCTGGAATGTGCTTTGGCTCCCTCTTGCATCTTCTGCGCCTTTGCGACCTCATGCGCGTGCCACTTGGGGTGGTCGGCAAGCATGACCCAGCAGTGCGCGTAACCAAACGGCTTCCCCTCAATCCCCTTGTACGCCGTGCAAGCATGAGCCATCTGCGAATCAAGCCAAATAGAAGTGAGTCTCACTATATCAATTTTGATTGCTGCCACTGAGCGTTTGTTGAATGAAATTAACATTTGTTTGCTTAACAATGACAGATGGATCCTGATATTTGCTTAGTAATGGATGATTACTATATCATGGGTGTGATCAGTAAGTCAAACAGAAGTTGCATAGGCTAGGCACACTATCTGCTAAATGCACCATTGCCATTAAGTGCCCTAAACCATAAAGCAACACAAATGCTCTCCTGCTATTTCCTGAATGAAGTGAGCATAAATCAGAAAGCACTTGCACTTTCCTTTCACTACAAGGCTAGTACATTGAATCAAGTCTAATCTATTGCAACTTCACACAATCAATTTTATTAGCTtgcaattttttgtgatttcATTTCAATTATGCTGGTAACATTTTGTATGATTTTTCACACAATCCTTTCACTACAAGGCTAGCACATTTTTATCACATAGTGTATGATTTTTCACATGCAGGAAACACTATGCTGGTAACAAACACCAACAGCACCAACAATGATTGTAGATCGAGGAAAAAACATACTCGCAACTAGAAATCATGAAAACCGTGGAACCTAAAAATTCACAACCCCACAAAACAAATTGTACAGGATGAGGGTCACGTTGGTACTACGGAGATTTGCAAGTGTATCATGCCAAAACAATGTTGCAAGATAGAATATGATTTATCAGGTGCATCTGTACCTAGCagcaaaaataaaagatgcTCCTACTCTCCCTACTAGTAGGGCAATGATCTCTAAAATTGTGAGAAACAAAGATAGCTATTGCAACTTAAGACATTGTCATATGCATATAGCATGTGCCATGTAGCTGGCGTATGCAACAGGATTTCCGAGCATACATTGTTACGCTCATTGGTCCCACTAGGATTGAGCTACTCCACCTTCCTCACGTGCACCGCGAACTTGCTAACTGCGTCTGTGATGCGCTTCATGTGGTTTATCAAAGCCTTGTTTGACCTTGCCATCATAGACGGCTTCCTATATGTGTTGAAGTACTTAGCGATCCTTCCCCAGTACGTCTCCTTGGTCTAATCAGTTCTCACTACAGGATCCTGACTCATATTTAACCATGCAGACACAAGCAGCTCATCCTCGTCTGTCCACTTTGCTCGGTCCGTCTTCGGCtccgccttcttcttcctcttcgaGGTGGTCACCTTCTTTATTCCCCTGTCATCGCTACCCATGCTGAACTGACGGAGTTCCTCATCGAGTACGGTGTGCAAGCCATGAGTGTCCGCAACAAGGAAGTGGCCCATCTCCACCTCAGGTGCAACATTGGAGTGCCCCCCTACATCGGCGGGCCCGACCATGTCATCCGCTACATGCCATCATGAAGTAAACTCTCGTAAAATAGATCCATGGAGCACCTGCACATCACAATAAAAAATGAATTAGGAATTGTCAACCAACATTTTGAAACAGACAGCAACTGGTTGTCTCTCATTAACACAAGACATAAAAGAGTAATGTTCAAAATTTCTCCATCAGAACCACTGCTCCACTGCACAAAAGTTGAATTTCAATATGCAAAACAACAAGAACGATGGAGTCCTCCATATGTTTGTAAAAAGAGGTTCAAAATGCAGTTGGCTGTTATTCTTGAGGCAAAATTCTGATAATACTCCAAACAAGATCACATCACAATAATCAATGAGCCACTGAATCTTATACTTCAAGAAATCTGCAAATTCATGAAGGCAATTTCTTCCCACAGGTTGTAGATACCTATGGAGTGTGATAACAGGCAGGCTTCACAATGCCATTGCCTTGCCCAAACATGCATTCATACTGACTTATCCTGGGAAATTGTAGCTAACAGAATCTCAATGAAATGCAACACTCTCCACCTGTGCttttagtgctaataacatTTCATTTGGACCATGTAATTATGGTAGTCACAAGTCTCGGTTAAGATTTGCCTTTCTGACAAGTCattaatagataaaaaaaaactgcagaAACAATTAAGCTAGCCAATTTACTCATTTTAGTTACTCATCCTCACTCAGACGAATTAATGTAGAAGCCATAGATATATTAGTTTGAATGGTTGCAACTAATTTAAGTTAAAATAGAGAAACAAtgaataaaatcaatttaaagaGGTTCAAAATGCAGTTGGCTGTTATTCTTGAGGCAAAATTCTAACAATACTCCAAACAAGATCACATCACAGTAATCAAGCAGCCATTGAATCTTATAGTTCAAGAAATCTGCAAATTCTACACACAGGCTTTCCTCTAAATGATTTCAGGATACAGGTGCACATTATGCTCAAAACAACATCAGGAACTGACATTTATCATAACAATTCGCACTAGATTATTGCAATATTATTATGCCAAATGTCATAACATTAAGAACATGATGAGGGATATATCTTAAGAAATAACAAATACATCACGAGGGAGTAATAGAGTACAAGATCATCAACTAGAGGTTAACCGTAAACCTATATGGTACTGGCTACCTTGACTCGACCAATTCCGAACAACTAAGTTACAAACACCCTACCCGACTATAGCCTCCACGAACGATCGGATTCAATGGACATACCATCATCCAAATCAACACACAGTAGGTGATCCGAGCTCCAGTCAGCGGGAAGGACGTCATCGTAGTCAATGTCCTTGGTTCCCGATGCTTCCTCTTCCACTACCACACTGCTATTGTCGCCTAAACCAATATGGTGGGGCATGACACCACCACTCAGAGCATCCTCAACTTGAACACGAGCTGCTCCAACTCCGCCGCAATGGTGTCGACCTCCAGAAGTGCTTTGTTGAGCTCCACGGCAACAAGGGTGTTGTTCAGACTCAAGTTGTCGTTGGCCACCTTCTTTAACGCAGCAATCACCTTCTGCACATGGTCTTGCATCTTCGACACAAGAGCGGCAAGCGTTGTGGCATCCATCTACAAGCACGGAGCAAGCGCATCGGCGACGTTGCAGTGTGCCAATGAACGTACAGACTAAATCTAGAAGCTTACAAGTATATCAACAAGGCTAGGAGATGTTAAGATAAAATGGCTGCACCAAACATAATCAAAATTCTTGCATCCAGGTTTTTCTCAAACTCTTAGATTTGCAGAAATAGTAGCTTTACTTGAGAAAGTTATATCATCTTCAGCAACCAACGGAAACATCCCTAAAATGAACAAGTATCCAGCAAACTAGTGGGGCAAAGGGGGCTCCTTTTCCTGCATTCCCCGCAATCACCCTCGAATCACCCATGTAGATCGATCGAGGAATGACTGATATGCTTGTGCTCGATGTTGCTGACAATGGGGCACTCCCTGATGAGCTGCTGCCTGCGCAACGAGTTGGGCTTGGGCCACTCTATGTATTCGTGCTCCAACGCCTCCACCTACTCCGGCGTGTAGCTCCACAACTCCCACCGgacccctcccctcccccccccccccggtagCGTAGCTCGACGTCACGCCCGAACACCCATCGCAACAATCGCAGATCCGAAAAGATTTGGGGGATAATGTTCCGTACCTCCCATCGCCGCACCTCGTCGCCGCCGCTTCCCTCCACACGTGCCCCTGGATCAAGCCTCCGGGAGCCCCTCGCCGTCGCCATTGCCACCAACCTTCCACCGGCCTCCTCGTACGTGCTGCCGTCGCCGCCCCTCGCTTCCGCCCGAGCGCACGAGCGCAACCTCCAGCCCCTGCCCCGCTTGGCGTATCCGTGAAGGgataggagagaggttcccacgCCCGTCCCGCGCAAGCCCCTGACGGGAAGCCCTTGGAGCACTGTGGCCGCTCCCGTCGCGGTCTTTTTCCCATCGCGATGGGAATGGGAACCGCAACGGAAACCCCTTGGAGATGGTCTTAAAGGGAACTCCTTGTGAGGTAGGCAGTTAGACGGAGGAGATGGGCGGAGTACCCAGGCGGCTTAGATGATGCCTGAGTGGTTGGATCTTCTTCCAACGTTGGATATTTACGTATTTAAAGTCACATGACAATTAGTGCTGTAAGATTATATTAATCTAATAGATTTGGAATCAAGGGTTTTAATTCGCTTTTCTTTCCCTTAATTAATCACTTGTAAAAAAGGAATTTCGAACAGTTATTATGTTTAGAAAAAGAATCCTGCAAGCACCATAAGTTGTTACAGTTGCCTGATGTAGGAACCTCTCTTCTATCCCGTCCCGCACCAGCCCCTGACTGGAAGCCCTTGGAGCACTGTGGCCATTCCCATCGCGGTCTTTTTCCCATTGTGAGGGGAACGGGAACCGCGACAAAAACCCCTTGGAGATGGTCTTAAAGGGAGCTCCTTGTGAGGTAGGCAGTCAGATGGGCGGAGTGCCCAGGCGGCTTAGACGATACCTGAGTGGTTGGATCTTCTTCCAACGTTGAATATTTACGTATTTAAAGTCACATAACAATTGCTGTAAGATTATATTAATCTAATAGATTTGGAATCAAGGGTTTTAATTCTCTTTTCTCTCCCTTAATTAATCACTTGTAAAAAAGGAATTTTGAACAGTTATTATGTTTAGAAAAAGAATCATGCAAGGATCGTAAGTTGTTACAGATGGTTGGCTTCAGTAATTACACATTTGCGGCTGGTGGaggtgtagaaaaaataatgagaaGTGAGAACACCTTAATTCTTGAATCTGAATGATGTTGTAGTTCTAAACAAATCTAAACACTTATATAGTATCATAGCAGGCTCACTTACGAAGTCAAGTCAAGAAGCACACTCGAGCCCAGCAATTTCTTCTCCAGCAATTCGATGGAGACGGAGATATGCCGCTCGTTGACGATCTCCATGGACGGAAAACAATCCTCGACGCCGACTACAGAACTAACAACAATCCTCGACGCCGACTACAGAACTAACAAAGGGCCGCCGTTCTTGAGAAAATTCGCCGTCGAATTTTCCATCTCCACCGACCGGCGCCGCCTTCCTTGACCCGCTCAAGCACGGCAACGCGTTTCCAACGCAgcagttttttttccttcctacTTATCTTGACCAAGACTCGGAGACACCCCTAATCCATTGCAACACGCAAAACATTTGCATTGAGGACATGCTAATATTGAACAATTACAACAAGCCTTAGAAATCCTCCCCCTTATAATACATACAGGTTGTAGTAGCCAGCAGGTAAATAACATATGCAAAGCTTAAACACCAGAAATCTTGCTTCCTAATCGCACGTGACAGGAGACGTTTGTTGTATTTTGATAAATGATAGGTTGAGCGCACTGAGTTTACAAATGTCCAAATCACTGTGTTTACCCATTTATGACAAATCGACGAGATTTAAAAGCATAACATCGCCTTAGATGTTACAGTGAAACGGAAGAATTCAGAATTGATTCTAATAGGAGGGACCAAAGTCAAATTGCTCCATTCAGCGTACAGAGCTTGGTCCTCTAAATTATAGGTATGGCCCATGGGGGGCCTTGGTCGGCAGTTGATAACTTCGCAAGGAAGCGACACAAGCTAGCAGAAGCACTAAAGCTCCCTCATCCATGGCCATCTAGATCTAGGCGAAAGCCCCTGCCTTGTGCCCCCAAAGCTCTTATTTGCATACGTTGCATAGAAGAAAAGGCACAAGCAAAAAGCAGTTGATCTGAGCTCCAGAAAACACTGATCCCGATACGTTGCATCGGAGGAAAGGAGGGCAGCATTTGGAGATGGCACAAGCAGAAGCACCATATCTGAGCTCAAGGTATTCACTTTACTTTCAACCAAGAATATAGCATCCTATTTGTTCTGTTCTTGCTCTTGCTGCGAGTTCGTCCATTTGTACTCCGGTGTCTACGCTTTCTTCTTTCAGTGGTAATCTTTTAGGCAATAACTTGGCCTTTGTTCCGACTATTCTCAGGTACTCAAGACCGACCACTCCTgagttgtaaattgtaataactaaAGGACGCTATTTATTCTTCTGTGTTTTACGCTGTGGTACGTTAAATCTTCCCATCATGAATTAGTTCGATTGGTTTCACGTTTTGTTCTTTATTTCGCTGTTGGAAATAATAGCACGTTCAGATTTATTCTTCTCTGTGGTATGTTAAATCTTCCCATCATGAATTACTTCGACTGGTTTCACGTTTTGTTCTTTGTTTCGCTGCACTTTCTGTAGAAACAGTTCGCTTAATGAAATTAGGAGTAACCATATCCGTTGCTCCCTGATACCCtaacatatatattgttctTTTTGGCTCTTAGGAACAACGAACAAGAAGGCTGTAAGGGTCTGTCCGCAAAGAAGCATTTCAGGAACTCAAAGGGCTACAACTAGTACACTTGTTTTCGCAGGTCAGATATCCATACCAGCATCAACCATTGTTTCGTGCACTCCTGTCGATCAGATCCTTATTGGCGCTAGTCATACTAATAGCAGCGGAACCAAATAACCACGCAAGAAAGCACCATAGGACTCAATTAGTTGCAACTTGTTAAAGCCCTGTTCTAGCACAGttcattttgcaaacttttttggtttaaaaaatagctGCTCATTTCAAAGTTCAATTTGCAGGAAATTTGGGCACTTACAAAAAGTGGTCGGTATGGAAGCTGCTGTATTGTCTGCTGCAGTATCTGGAGTATTGAGGATCGTCGGCAACAAGTTAGCTCCACTACTAATCAAAGAGTACAGCTCTATAGTAGGTGTGAACAAAGATCTCCAGAAACTCCATGCTCAAGTTGTGGAGATCAACAATTGGTTGGAAAACAAAAGAGATAAAGTTACACGAAATAATCCATCATCTAGTTGGCTCAAAGAGTGGAAAGATATAGCTTACGCTGTTGATGATGTTGTCGATGAGTTTCAGCTGGAGACTGAGAAGCACGAAGTTTGTGGTGATGGTGGTATTGTGTACAAATATATGTACAAAAACCCAGAATCAATTATATTTCAATGCAAGGCAGCCAGCAAGGTcaagaaaatcaagaagagaCTTGCTGAATTTGTGAAGCAAAGAACTGACTTCAGTGCAATAACAAACAGTTTACTTGATAGTAATTCTGTTCCGCGTACAGGCAAGAAAACTGGGGCTGAGCTATCATTGCCAAACGTTGATGAGGCATCGGTACTCGGAAGAGACCAAGAGAAGCACCAGATAATATCTAAGCTGATAGAGGCTAATGACCAACAGAAAATCAAGATAGTTTCTGTCATTGGACTTGGCGGGTCTGGAAAAACTACCTTGGCTCAACTGGTTTTCAATGATGGTAACGATATAGAGAAGCATTTTAAAGTTAGACGATGGGTTCATGTGTCGCAAGAATTTGATGTTGAAGAGCTCATCAAGAAGCTGTTTGAAGCTATTAGTGGTGAAAAATCTGAACACTGTCCCGTGCAGAAAATGAGCGAAAAAATATCAGAAGAGTTGTCCGAAAAGAGGTTTCTGCTTGTATTGGATGATGTTTGGACTAAGGACCGATTTCAGTGGGAAGAATTCATGGTACATCTAAAGAGGGGCGCACCTGGAAGCGCGATTTTACTCACTACCCGCAATAGAAAAGTTGCGGAAACAGTGGGATCCACATACCAATTAGACTTGCCATTCTTATCTGAGGATGACAGCTGGAAACTGTTCCAAAAAAGCTTAGTAGTGCCTGCAAAAGGTTTAGAGGTTGGATTTGTAGAGGTTGGAACAAAGATCGTGAAAAAATGTGGTGGGGTGCCATTAGCAATTAAGGCTCTTGCAGGTGTCCTTCATGGCAAAGAACGGATAGAACAGTGGCAGGCCGTGAGAGAGAACAATTTATTAGATGTTGAGGGTCAAGAAGGTAGAGTATCCGCGTGCTTGAGGTTGAGTTATCTCAATTTGCCATCACATCTGAAGCAGTGCTTCACAATATGTTCATTGTTTCCTAAAGGTTACCAGattaaaaaagaacaactgATTGACCTATGGATTGCTCATGATATGATCACGCCAGTGGATGATGGTGTTGATTATTTGGAAGGCTATGAGTGCTTTAATTCTCTTGTGCAAAtggcttttctgcaaaatgtGCATGAAAGCTATAATGGGAGAGTGAGATGCACGATGCATGATTTGGTTCATGATCTTGCCCGATCTAtcatggatgatgaaatttCACTTGATGTGCCAAAGCAGCCAGCCAGTTCTACAAAGAACTATAGATACTTCTCTTTAACTGAATGGCCAAGAAATTATCTGCCCAAAAATCATTTTGAAAAAGCACGTGCTGTATATGTTGATCGGGGAGATGACCTAATATTTGGCAAGGCATTGAAGAATGCAAGACACTTGCGCAGTGTGGACTTTATGTGGACAGAAGCAGTACCCATTGCCATATTTCAgctaaaaaatttgaaatatcTTAATATGCCAGGAATAGGATGCTCTGCACTACCAGAGGCTATTTCAAATGTTTGGAGCCTGCAAGCGCTTCATGTACTATATAGTGATATTGTCAGTTTGCCTGAATCCATTGGTAGGCTGCAGAGGTTAAGGACACTAAACTTGTCATGCTGTGAACGTCTAGACAGTTTACCAGATTCTATTGGTGATTGCCACATGATTTCAAGCATTGATCTTTGGGGTTGCAAAAACCTTCGAGTGTTGCCAAACTCTGTCGGTAGAAATAAAAGGCTAAGAGTGTTGAGACTAGGTTACACCAAAATTGAGAGGCTACCATCAAGTATCACAACACTAGAAAATCTAGAGTGTTTGGACCTTGTGTTTTGTAACAAGCTGGTAGAGCTACCTGAATGCTTTGGGAACTTGAAGAAGCTTGAAATTTTGAACCTAGAAGGATGTGAAAGTTTGAGAGCCATGCCGGTTGGCATCGGACAGCTCCATCGACTTCAAAGTATGAGTTTATTTGTTGTGGGCGAGGGTGAAAAATCTGCACGAATCTCAGAACTTGGAAATGTAGCTACAATTAGTGGGAACCTAACTATCATAAGTGTTGAAAATGTGACAGATCCAGATGATGCACAGCGGGCATGCTTGAAACAAAAGACAAACTTACAGTGCTTGGACCTAAAGTGGGGGTGGGTAAACGATTTGGACTATGTGAACTTTGAATTGGAGCAGGCTATACTTGATGGTCTGGAACCTCCATCAGGGATTAAACGCCTAAACATTTGTGGGTATGCAGGCATGCAGTTCGCACGGTGGATGCTAAAGCAAGCTGGTGGTGGAGAACATGGGGCTCCTCAATTCACATGTTTGACGGTGATGAGGCTATCAGGTTTAGGAAACATAAAGCATCTGGAGGGGCTTGTGGAGTTGCCTTGTTTGGGGGAGCTTGAGCTGCAACATATGCGCTCTCTTGAGAGCATAAGCGGAGGCCCATTTCCTTTGCTGGTGAAGTTAAGAATGGAGGGACTGGATCGCCTGAGAGAGGTGTGGATGGAAACAGAGAGGAGTACCTTGGCTGgtggggaggagggaggaggctgTAGCAACCACtagggacaattgcaaattGGTAGTCGTCTATCACATTTAACCATATGGCAGTGTCCTGAATTGATTGGGAAGCCGTACTTGCCGTCTTCACTAGAGTACTTGGAGTTGTGGTGTAGCAACGAACAACTGCTATCGTTAGGCCAAGGGTCCTCCCGTTCTCAACCCTCTTTTAGTTTTAGCCACCTGAAGGAGCTTCAGATAAGGAAGATGACAAGATCTGGACGTGGGTGGGAGCTTCTGCTATCGAGGTTGACagcatcatcgtcatcatcaccAGCTTCGCCTGGATTAGGATATGGACGTGGGTGGGACCTGTTCCAATACATGACGGCACTTGAGTCCTTGAAGATTGAGGACTGCGATGGCCTAACAGAACTGCCAGAGAGCATGCGGAGCCTCACGTCCCTCCGATATCTGAGTATTGGAACATGCTCTAATCTTTGCATGCTGCCCGAGTGGCTAGGGGAACTCCGGTCTCTGCAATAGATGGTTATATGGTACTGCAATAGCCTGAGTAGCCTTCCCCAATCACTGGGTCATCTCACCTCCCTCCAGGAGCTCCGAATAGAACACTGTGATGCACTTCACCAATTGCCCGAATGCCTGGGTCATCTCACCTCCCTCCAGGTGCTCCAAATAGGATCTTGCAATGCACTTCACCAATTGCCCGAATGCCTGGGTGAGCTCCGCTCTCTACGCGAACTCGGCATTTGGAATTTGCCAGGCCTGACTTGCCTTCCCCAGTCAACGTGTCATCTCACCTCCCTCCAGATGCTCCGAATAGAATTTTGCAATGAACTTCACCAATTGCCCGAATGCCTGGGTGAGCTCCGCTCTCTAAGCGTATTCGGGATTGTAAATTTGCCAGGCCTCAAATCCTTGCCGGAGTGGATAAAAGGCCTCACCGCTCTGCAGGAATTGATCATCCTTGGCTGCCCTGATCTGGCGAGGCGCTGCgagagaggaaagggagagGACTGGCATCTCATCTCCCACATCCCTGATCTGCGGATATGGTAAGcgacaatgttttttttttcctttttcttttggttgGATGAGGAGTTTGTTCAATGGATGTGGTAAGCTGACTGTCCTGATCTGCAGAAATCTGCCCGTTAGTGCTTCTGCATCTTCCAAGAAAAAGCAATCGGTGAGTTTGTCACACTATTTCAACCTCTAGCCATGAACCCCTTTTTTCCTTGTTTAATTCAATGGATAACGTATTTCCTGATTCATCATAACTCTTTGCAAATGTTCCAGGTCCACGTCCGCTTTGATTGAAGTTGTGGCCATACAATTTTCTTTGAGCATGTGCAGATTTCTACAGTTTTACTTACGGGTATCCAAATTCCTATTGAACTGATTGATATTGAGAAT comes from the Phragmites australis chromosome 22, lpPhrAust1.1, whole genome shotgun sequence genome and includes:
- the LOC133905000 gene encoding putative disease resistance protein RGA4, whose product is MEAAVLSAAVSGVLRIVGNKLAPLLIKEYSSIVGVNKDLQKLHAQVVEINNWLENKRDKVTRNNPSSSWLKEWKDIAYAVDDVVDEFQLETEKHEVCGDGGIVYKYMYKNPESIIFQCKAASKVKKIKKRLAEFVKQRTDFSAITNSLLDSNSVPRTGKKTGAELSLPNVDEASVLGRDQEKHQIISKLIEANDQQKIKIVSVIGLGGSGKTTLAQLVFNDGNDIEKHFKVRRWVHVSQEFDVEELIKKLFEAISGEKSEHCPVQKMSEKISEELSEKRFLLVLDDVWTKDRFQWEEFMVHLKRGAPGSAILLTTRNRKVAETVGSTYQLDLPFLSEDDSWKLFQKSLVVPAKGLEVGFVEVGTKIVKKCGGVPLAIKALAGVLHGKERIEQWQAVRENNLLDVEGQEGRVSACLRLSYLNLPSHLKQCFTICSLFPKGYQIKKEQLIDLWIAHDMITPVDDGVDYLEGYECFNSLVQMAFLQNVHESYNGRVRCTMHDLVHDLARSIMDDEISLDVPKQPASSTKNYRYFSLTEWPRNYLPKNHFEKARAVYVDRGDDLIFGKALKNARHLRSVDFMWTEAVPIAIFQLKNLKYLNMPGIGCSALPEAISNVWSLQALHVLYSDIVSLPESIGRLQRLRTLNLSCCERLDSLPDSIGDCHMISSIDLWGCKNLRVLPNSVGRNKRLRVLRLGYTKIERLPSSITTLENLECLDLVFCNKLVELPECFGNLKKLEILNLEGCESLRAMPVGIGQLHRLQSMSLFVVGEGEKSARISELGNVATISGNLTIISVENVTDPDDAQRACLKQKTNLQCLDLKWGWVNDLDYVNFELEQAILDGLEPPSGIKRLNICGYAGMQFARWMLKQAGGGEHGAPQFTCLTVMRLSGLGNIKHLEGLVELPCLGELELQHMRSLESISGGPFPLLVKLRMEGLDRLREVWMETERSTLAGGEEGGGCSNH